In a genomic window of Deltaproteobacteria bacterium:
- a CDS encoding zf-TFIIB domain-containing protein gives MLKACPGCEGELDVAPSNPGVFVCGACDGRFIVRAALEKFNVSVPHHIARKMPRRPRTCAGCQSGMDTIQLEGVTLDYCADCGALNFDSGELDQVRRERPKEGPPPDARPIECDGCGQLKQISQLRSRDGKALCKACWNDDPHQEGAALNERDYRHAQRHASYDRTEDITPGGHQDYGLADDGANAGFVLLDVLARIFS, from the coding sequence ATGCTCAAGGCCTGCCCCGGATGTGAAGGCGAGCTCGACGTCGCACCCTCCAATCCCGGCGTCTTCGTCTGCGGCGCCTGCGACGGGCGCTTCATCGTCCGTGCGGCGCTCGAGAAGTTCAACGTCTCGGTGCCCCACCACATCGCCCGCAAGATGCCGCGAAGGCCGCGCACCTGCGCCGGCTGCCAGTCGGGCATGGACACCATCCAGCTCGAGGGCGTGACGCTCGATTATTGCGCCGACTGCGGCGCGCTCAACTTCGACTCGGGCGAGCTCGACCAGGTCCGTCGCGAGCGTCCGAAGGAAGGCCCGCCGCCCGACGCGCGTCCGATCGAGTGCGACGGCTGCGGCCAGCTCAAGCAGATCTCCCAGCTCCGCTCGCGCGACGGCAAGGCGCTCTGCAAGGCGTGCTGGAACGATGATCCGCATCAAGAGGGCGCCGCGCTCAACGAGCGCGACTACCGCCACGCCCAGCGCCACGCGTCCTACGACCGCACCGAAGACATCACCCCCGGCGGCCACCAGGACTACGGCCTCGCCGACGACGGCGCGAACGCGGGGTTCGTCCTCCTCGACGTGCTGGCTCGCATTTTCTCCTAG
- a CDS encoding DUF374 domain-containing protein produces MSWRVDTLPLPLRPLLYAFGVVAAAGLALVWGLLKLTVRVRNVGEVPADQNAATIECAWHEALLPYFIARMPYPRPYVWMNHPALYMKGIHVFLGWMGVGELVLGSSGHGGRAALAALGPKVQAGQSTFLNPDGPHGPAHVVRDGVLDLSIATGAPVLALRLTCSGAIRIPTWDRKVIPLPFSRIDVHHAPLRVVTAADREAARAAIASDLGLP; encoded by the coding sequence GTGAGCTGGCGAGTCGACACCCTTCCTCTGCCGCTGCGGCCGCTGCTCTACGCCTTCGGGGTGGTCGCGGCTGCGGGGCTCGCGCTGGTCTGGGGGCTGCTCAAGCTGACGGTGCGCGTGCGCAACGTGGGCGAGGTCCCCGCCGATCAGAATGCAGCGACCATCGAGTGCGCCTGGCACGAAGCGCTCTTGCCGTACTTCATCGCGCGGATGCCGTACCCGAGGCCGTACGTGTGGATGAACCATCCGGCGCTGTACATGAAGGGCATCCACGTCTTCCTGGGGTGGATGGGCGTGGGCGAGCTGGTGCTGGGCTCCTCGGGACACGGCGGGCGCGCGGCCCTGGCGGCGCTGGGCCCCAAGGTGCAGGCCGGCCAGTCCACGTTTTTGAATCCCGACGGGCCCCATGGCCCGGCGCACGTCGTCCGCGATGGCGTGCTCGACTTGTCGATTGCGACGGGCGCGCCGGTGCTCGCGCTTCGGCTGACGTGTTCGGGCGCGATTCGCATTCCCACCTGGGATCGCAAGGTCATCCCGCTGCCGTTCAGCCGCATCGACGTGCACCACGCGCCGCTTCGCGTGGTCACCGCAGCGGATCGCGAGGCCGCACGCGCCGCCATCGCCAGCGACCTCGGGCTGCCCTGA
- a CDS encoding DUF2378 family protein, which produces MAGGHDERVVFGASVEALLRAFGPPWKPGAREALVKLGIEPEQPPRAAYPLELYMQLLKSLGEIHFPAAAEDERYFQMGQAFIRGFERTLIGRAQLSLLKLIGPRRTLDRLTRSFRNANNYTTANLRELASSHFEIDFGFVQFPGFYRGVLDGGLRAVGAANLSVELARREQMAATFSVRWTA; this is translated from the coding sequence ATGGCTGGGGGCCATGACGAGCGCGTGGTGTTCGGGGCTTCGGTCGAGGCGCTCTTGCGCGCCTTCGGGCCGCCGTGGAAGCCGGGCGCGCGCGAAGCGCTGGTGAAGCTGGGGATCGAGCCGGAGCAGCCGCCGCGCGCCGCGTACCCGCTCGAGCTCTACATGCAGCTGCTCAAGTCGCTCGGCGAGATCCACTTCCCCGCGGCCGCCGAGGACGAGCGCTACTTCCAGATGGGCCAGGCCTTCATCCGCGGCTTCGAGCGCACGCTCATCGGCCGCGCCCAGCTCTCGCTGCTCAAGCTCATCGGCCCGCGCCGCACGCTGGATCGGCTCACGCGCAGCTTCCGCAACGCGAACAACTACACCACCGCCAACCTGCGAGAGCTCGCGAGCTCGCACTTCGAGATCGACTTCGGCTTCGTGCAGTTCCCCGGCTTCTACCGCGGCGTGCTCGACGGCGGCCTGCGTGCGGTGGGCGCCGCGAACCTCTCGGTGGAGCTGGCGCGGCGCGAGCAGATGGCCGCGACCTTCAGCGTCAGGTGGACGGCATGA
- a CDS encoding bile acid:sodium symporter, which yields MIAVKLVAIIALVSLMLDAGLHANAKTLMATLRDWRMLARTCLANFVVVPLVGYLVVHGLQLETFIGVGILWMAIAPGVPFVARTAGKAAGGNEDLAVDLTFVLPLLSVVTIPITAQLLLPHAGEAHVPMGLFVTKLLVFQLLPLIIGLVLAQRAPALSQTLKRPLAILVFAAVVALLVMLAPSLVRAVGAIQGSRGILAMMLIVFASLAAGWLLGGDPLENRHTLSVATALRNIGFCMTIAASYPRTTVASSVMTYFLVQFILVFVFSTGYRRSTRRTHAHA from the coding sequence ATGATCGCCGTCAAGCTGGTGGCGATCATCGCCCTGGTGTCGTTGATGCTCGACGCGGGCCTCCACGCCAACGCGAAGACCCTGATGGCCACACTCCGGGACTGGCGGATGCTCGCCCGCACCTGCCTGGCGAACTTCGTGGTGGTGCCACTGGTCGGGTACCTCGTGGTGCACGGGCTCCAGCTCGAGACGTTCATCGGCGTGGGCATCTTGTGGATGGCGATCGCGCCAGGCGTTCCCTTCGTCGCGCGCACGGCGGGGAAAGCCGCAGGCGGCAACGAGGACCTCGCCGTCGATCTGACCTTCGTGCTCCCGCTGCTCTCGGTGGTGACCATTCCGATCACCGCTCAGCTCCTGTTGCCGCACGCCGGCGAGGCGCACGTCCCCATGGGGCTGTTCGTGACGAAGCTGCTCGTGTTTCAGCTGCTGCCGCTGATCATCGGCCTGGTGCTCGCGCAGCGCGCGCCGGCCCTGTCCCAGACGCTGAAGCGTCCACTGGCGATCCTCGTGTTCGCCGCCGTGGTGGCGCTGCTGGTGATGCTCGCGCCCTCGCTCGTGCGCGCCGTGGGCGCCATCCAGGGCTCGCGGGGAATCCTGGCCATGATGCTCATCGTCTTCGCGTCGCTGGCCGCGGGCTGGCTGCTGGGCGGCGACCCCCTCGAGAACCGGCACACGCTCTCGGTGGCCACCGCGCTGCGCAACATCGGCTTCTGCATGACCATCGCAGCCAGCTACCCGCGCACCACCGTCGCGTCGTCGGTGATGACCTACTTCCTCGTGCAGTTCATCCTCGTGTTCGTGTTCTCCACGGGCTACCGGCGATCCACGCGGCGCACGCACGCCCACGCGTGA
- a CDS encoding M28 family peptidase codes for MLRWIKRVAIALLLLTAAFVAVVLGLWRPRLWAASMGAPVTRRASANELQFQVAALPWFRAVKLTQSPANFETQSRLAQKLQALGWSVESQAVQHTSHAGNTDPKLASRSNNLIATKHLADGPITVIAAHLDAVSKSPGADDDGSGVAVLLELARLLSPEAASHVELCFFNEEENGLHGSNTFVEMLKPEERARIRVAIVMDMVGAFDQRPHSQTYPPPLSWLAPDTGDFLSVIAITDADASVQALKRAREKVAPELAMELFEPPRAIAEKFPDIWRSDHAPFWQAKVPAIFLTDTGEFRTTRYHDPTDTADALDYPRMAALTDALLELLESSK; via the coding sequence ATGCTTCGCTGGATCAAGCGTGTCGCCATTGCCCTGCTGCTGCTCACCGCCGCGTTCGTCGCGGTGGTGTTGGGGCTTTGGCGGCCGCGCCTGTGGGCTGCGTCGATGGGCGCCCCGGTCACACGGCGTGCGTCGGCGAACGAGCTGCAGTTTCAGGTCGCGGCGCTGCCCTGGTTCCGTGCGGTGAAGCTCACCCAGTCGCCGGCGAACTTCGAGACGCAGTCGCGGCTCGCGCAGAAGCTGCAGGCGCTGGGTTGGAGCGTGGAGAGCCAGGCCGTGCAGCACACGTCCCACGCCGGGAACACGGATCCGAAGCTCGCCTCGCGCTCGAACAACCTCATCGCCACGAAGCACCTCGCGGATGGGCCGATCACGGTCATCGCTGCGCATCTCGATGCGGTGTCGAAATCTCCCGGCGCCGATGACGACGGCAGCGGCGTGGCCGTATTGCTCGAGCTCGCGCGGCTGCTCTCGCCCGAGGCCGCGAGCCACGTGGAGCTCTGCTTCTTCAACGAGGAAGAGAACGGGTTGCACGGCAGCAACACCTTCGTGGAGATGCTGAAACCCGAGGAGCGCGCGCGAATTCGCGTCGCCATCGTGATGGACATGGTGGGCGCGTTCGACCAGCGGCCGCACTCGCAGACCTATCCGCCGCCGCTCTCGTGGCTCGCGCCGGACACGGGCGACTTCCTCTCCGTCATCGCCATCACCGACGCGGACGCGTCCGTGCAGGCGCTGAAACGCGCGCGAGAGAAGGTGGCGCCGGAGCTGGCGATGGAGCTCTTCGAGCCGCCGCGCGCGATCGCCGAGAAGTTCCCCGACATCTGGCGCAGCGACCACGCGCCGTTCTGGCAAGCCAAGGTGCCTGCGATCTTCCTCACCGACACCGGCGAGTTCCGCACCACGCGCTACCACGACCCCACCGACACGGCCGACGCGCTCGACTACCCGCGCATGGCCGCGCTCACCGACGCGCTGCTCGAGCTGCTCGAAAGCTCCAAGTAG
- a CDS encoding SDR family NAD(P)-dependent oxidoreductase, producing the protein MNCKGKVVVITGATSGLGQAAAIEFAKQGAKVYVIGRDSARANETVSAAKAAGGDAEVILGDVSTRAGVQALANAVLAKTQKIDVLLNNAGGNFKNMVKTADGIESTFALNTVGAYQLEKLLHPAIAAAKGRVVNVATGFLDRFPVEVDSLVEPKKFSTFGTYAAAKHASVMMTVEQAKRYAGDGVTAVSVHPGIIMGTRFGGGQPKIAQMIGGPIMRAIGFACTLEEAVRRFGVACFDDVPSGSYMQKGQPTPLPKQSNEEPVRAKVVELLEKLSTGAEARVA; encoded by the coding sequence ATGAACTGCAAGGGCAAGGTCGTCGTCATCACCGGCGCAACCAGCGGCTTGGGTCAGGCGGCTGCGATCGAGTTCGCCAAGCAGGGCGCCAAGGTCTACGTCATCGGCCGCGACAGCGCGCGCGCCAACGAGACCGTCTCCGCCGCCAAGGCCGCGGGCGGTGACGCGGAGGTCATCCTCGGCGACGTGTCCACGCGCGCGGGCGTGCAGGCGCTGGCGAACGCGGTCCTCGCGAAGACGCAGAAGATCGACGTGCTGCTCAACAACGCGGGCGGCAACTTCAAGAACATGGTGAAGACGGCGGACGGCATCGAGTCGACCTTCGCGCTGAATACCGTGGGCGCGTACCAACTCGAGAAGCTGTTGCATCCTGCGATCGCCGCTGCCAAGGGCCGCGTGGTGAACGTGGCCACCGGCTTCCTCGACCGCTTCCCGGTGGAGGTGGACAGCCTCGTGGAGCCGAAGAAGTTCTCGACCTTCGGCACCTACGCCGCGGCCAAGCACGCCTCGGTGATGATGACCGTGGAGCAGGCCAAGCGGTACGCGGGCGACGGCGTGACGGCCGTCTCCGTGCACCCGGGCATCATCATGGGAACGCGCTTCGGCGGCGGGCAGCCCAAGATTGCGCAGATGATCGGCGGGCCGATCATGCGGGCCATTGGCTTCGCGTGCACGCTCGAGGAGGCCGTGCGCCGCTTCGGCGTGGCCTGCTTCGACGACGTGCCCAGCGGCAGCTACATGCAGAAGGGCCAGCCCACGCCGCTGCCCAAGCAGTCGAACGAGGAGCCGGTGCGCGCCAAGGTCGTCGAGCTTCTCGAGAAGCTCTCGACCGGCGCCGAAGCGCGCGTGGCTTGA
- the hydA gene encoding dihydropyrimidinase, with the protein MRTVIKNGTCVTASDTFAADLWIENGKISALVAPGTDLGKADTVVDAKGKYVIPGGIDAHTHLDMPFGGTSSIDDFDSGTLAAAHGGTTCIVDFAIQQKGGALRTALDTWHAKAEGKAHVDYAFHMIASDINEQTIPEMGQIVREGVTSFKMFMAYPGVFLLDDQSIFKAMLRAGELGALICMHAETGLPIDVLVERAVKAGHTAPIYHALTRPEAAEATGTERALALAEMAKVPVYIVHLSAQRALERVREARDRGLPAFAETCPQYLFLSEDDLRGKPGDEFEGAKYVCTPPLRPKHHHDHLWRGLKNHDLEVVSTDHCPFCMKGQKELGRDNFAKIPNGMPGIETRMHLMYEGVRDGRISLNRFVEITSTAPAKIFGMYPRKGTIAVGADADVVVWDPEKKFELSHKNLHMKADYASYEGKVVTGAPDKVFSRGELVVDGTKYLGKKGRGQFVRRSTFAL; encoded by the coding sequence ATGCGCACCGTGATCAAGAACGGAACCTGTGTCACCGCGAGCGACACCTTCGCGGCCGATCTGTGGATCGAGAACGGCAAGATCTCCGCGCTCGTCGCGCCGGGCACGGACCTCGGCAAGGCCGACACGGTCGTCGACGCCAAGGGCAAGTACGTCATCCCCGGCGGCATCGACGCGCACACCCACCTGGACATGCCCTTCGGCGGCACGTCTTCGATCGACGACTTCGACTCCGGCACGCTCGCGGCGGCGCACGGTGGAACGACGTGCATCGTGGACTTCGCCATCCAGCAGAAGGGCGGGGCGCTGCGCACCGCGCTCGACACCTGGCACGCCAAGGCCGAGGGCAAGGCGCACGTGGACTACGCGTTCCACATGATCGCCAGCGACATCAACGAGCAGACCATCCCCGAGATGGGCCAGATCGTCCGCGAGGGCGTGACCAGCTTCAAGATGTTCATGGCCTATCCGGGCGTGTTCCTGCTCGACGACCAGAGCATCTTCAAGGCCATGCTGCGCGCGGGTGAGCTCGGCGCGCTCATCTGCATGCACGCCGAGACCGGCCTGCCCATCGACGTGCTCGTGGAGCGCGCCGTGAAGGCCGGACACACCGCGCCGATCTATCACGCGCTCACCCGGCCCGAGGCCGCGGAGGCCACCGGCACCGAGCGCGCGCTCGCGCTCGCGGAGATGGCGAAGGTGCCCGTGTACATCGTGCACCTCTCGGCGCAGCGCGCGCTGGAGCGCGTGCGCGAGGCGCGCGATCGCGGGCTGCCTGCGTTCGCCGAGACGTGTCCGCAGTACCTGTTCCTCTCGGAGGATGACCTGCGCGGCAAGCCCGGCGACGAGTTCGAGGGCGCGAAGTACGTGTGCACGCCGCCGCTGCGTCCCAAGCACCACCACGATCACCTGTGGCGCGGCTTGAAGAACCACGACCTGGAAGTCGTCTCGACCGACCACTGCCCGTTCTGCATGAAGGGCCAGAAGGAGCTGGGCCGCGACAACTTCGCCAAGATCCCGAACGGCATGCCCGGCATCGAGACGCGCATGCACCTCATGTACGAGGGCGTCCGCGACGGCCGCATCAGCTTGAACCGCTTCGTGGAGATCACCTCGACGGCGCCCGCGAAGATCTTCGGCATGTACCCGCGCAAGGGGACGATCGCGGTGGGCGCGGACGCCGACGTGGTGGTCTGGGATCCCGAGAAGAAGTTCGAGCTCAGCCACAAGAACCTGCACATGAAGGCCGACTACGCGAGCTACGAGGGCAAGGTCGTGACCGGGGCCCCGGACAAGGTCTTCTCGCGCGGCGAGCTGGTGGTCGACGGCACCAAGTACCTGGGCAAGAAGGGCCGCGGGCAGTTCGTGCGGCGCAGCACCTTCGCGCTGTAG
- a CDS encoding VCBS repeat-containing protein, protein MRLRLFALFVVSLMAWGCNHPKDEGNTATSTTATTGSAAIGSSGTTGQGQSGSTTTTTQGVSGSSGSTTSGISTGSSGSTGNPCTCPQILCNGACVDPTSDPSNCGGCGITCAAPCGSAQCNEGTCVPPVVQNCFTAGASGGAGAGGGTGGTGGTGTTGARPPLHGTVASGGIGGTNATTGGTGGNTCSIDCLTTNDCASGFTCVPPDFTGTTGGPTSSTCQPCEPPNIICNGACIASDENNCGKCGNACGPFSACVAGQCECKTLADACGDGCQCQTGQTLCGTSCTDTHRDAQHCGNCNTVCQANQTCVLGICSPPGAGPATPVFAVSSFSTQGTVYGAALADVNGDGKVDLVVTQYGNSTIGSNLATYLGQTTGSFGSAILSPATGLELAILDFNGDGHPDVITVDEAASHLDLLAGDGTGHFAGSTTLPVQGYADTVRAANFSGTNPNDIFVESFDSSASTPTYDFTVYRQLDGGYPSEQEFTGAAVPTFYEGDDGVVADLDGDGITDVAATSSFYPGTSNGTFNAPIDVSPGLVTTDGDLDGDGNADLVLINQPAPSDACQLNPLRVRFGYGDGGFAAPDQYPLPLAPQFASVGRFTGGTKPDIAVVVSGYYSQQSDKVLLLRNDGTGHFTLDVQQYDLGDAGYPLKGLVSDLDGNGKDDLVIPRIYSGDVFVLRAQ, encoded by the coding sequence ATGCGCCTTCGCCTCTTCGCCCTCTTCGTGGTCTCGCTCATGGCCTGGGGCTGCAACCACCCCAAGGACGAGGGCAACACCGCGACCTCCACCACGGCCACCACCGGCAGCGCCGCCATCGGCAGCAGCGGCACCACGGGCCAGGGCCAGTCGGGCTCGACCACCACCACCACCCAGGGCGTCAGCGGCTCCAGCGGCAGCACCACCTCCGGCATCAGCACCGGCTCGAGCGGCTCGACGGGCAACCCGTGCACCTGCCCGCAGATCCTCTGCAACGGCGCATGCGTCGATCCCACCTCGGATCCGAGCAACTGCGGCGGCTGCGGCATCACCTGTGCCGCGCCGTGCGGCAGCGCGCAGTGCAATGAAGGCACCTGCGTCCCGCCGGTGGTGCAGAACTGCTTCACCGCGGGCGCGTCGGGCGGTGCGGGCGCGGGTGGCGGCACCGGTGGAACGGGCGGCACGGGAACCACCGGCGCCAGGCCGCCGCTGCACGGCACGGTCGCGAGCGGCGGCATCGGCGGCACCAACGCCACGACGGGCGGCACCGGCGGCAACACCTGCTCCATCGACTGCCTCACCACGAACGACTGCGCCTCCGGCTTCACCTGCGTTCCGCCCGACTTCACCGGCACCACCGGCGGACCGACCTCGAGCACCTGCCAGCCCTGCGAGCCGCCCAACATCATCTGCAACGGGGCATGCATCGCGAGCGACGAGAACAACTGCGGCAAGTGCGGCAACGCGTGCGGTCCGTTCTCGGCCTGCGTGGCGGGCCAGTGCGAGTGCAAGACGCTCGCGGACGCCTGCGGCGACGGCTGCCAATGCCAGACCGGTCAGACCCTCTGCGGCACGAGCTGCACCGACACCCATCGCGACGCGCAGCACTGCGGCAACTGCAACACGGTCTGCCAGGCCAACCAGACCTGCGTGCTCGGGATCTGCTCTCCGCCTGGCGCAGGCCCGGCGACGCCGGTCTTCGCCGTGAGCTCGTTCTCGACGCAGGGCACCGTCTACGGCGCCGCGCTCGCGGACGTGAACGGCGACGGCAAGGTCGACCTCGTGGTCACGCAGTACGGCAACAGCACCATCGGCAGCAACCTGGCCACGTATCTGGGGCAGACCACGGGCAGCTTCGGCTCGGCGATCTTGTCGCCAGCCACCGGACTCGAGCTGGCCATCCTCGACTTCAACGGCGACGGCCACCCGGACGTGATCACCGTCGACGAGGCGGCGAGCCACCTCGACCTGCTCGCGGGCGATGGCACGGGGCACTTCGCGGGGAGCACCACCTTGCCGGTGCAGGGCTACGCGGACACGGTGCGCGCCGCGAACTTCTCGGGGACGAACCCGAACGACATCTTCGTGGAGTCGTTCGACTCCAGCGCCTCTACCCCAACGTACGACTTCACCGTCTACCGGCAGCTGGACGGCGGCTACCCGTCGGAACAGGAGTTCACGGGCGCCGCGGTCCCCACCTTCTACGAAGGCGACGACGGCGTGGTGGCCGACCTCGACGGCGACGGCATCACCGACGTGGCCGCCACGAGCTCGTTCTACCCCGGCACGAGCAACGGCACGTTCAACGCGCCGATCGACGTGAGCCCGGGCCTGGTCACGACCGATGGCGACCTCGACGGCGACGGCAACGCGGATTTGGTGCTCATCAACCAGCCCGCGCCGAGCGACGCCTGCCAGCTCAACCCGCTGCGCGTGCGCTTTGGCTATGGCGACGGCGGCTTCGCGGCGCCGGACCAATACCCGCTGCCGCTCGCGCCTCAGTTCGCCTCGGTGGGTCGCTTCACCGGCGGCACCAAGCCCGACATCGCGGTGGTGGTCTCGGGCTACTACAGCCAGCAGAGCGACAAGGTGCTGCTGCTGCGCAACGACGGCACCGGCCACTTCACGCTCGACGTGCAGCAGTACGATCTCGGCGACGCCGGATATCCGCTCAAGGGCCTGGTGAGCGATCTCGACGGCAACGGCAAGGACGACCTCGTCATCCCGCGCATCTACTCGGGTGACGTCTTCGTGTTGCGCGCGCAATAG
- a CDS encoding OsmC family protein, giving the protein MDLVAHAVVEGTSGYAQQIQIRQHHLTADEPVSRGGTDTGPAPYALLMASLGACTSITLRMYGDRKGWKLGTIKIDLKLGRDGEAERAERVLHFSEPLDAEQKAKLLEIAGKTPVTKTLLRSFPIATTIGS; this is encoded by the coding sequence ATGGACTTGGTGGCGCACGCGGTGGTCGAGGGCACGAGTGGATACGCGCAGCAGATCCAGATCCGGCAGCACCACCTCACCGCCGACGAGCCGGTGAGCCGGGGCGGCACCGACACCGGCCCCGCGCCTTATGCGCTGCTCATGGCCAGCCTGGGCGCATGCACGTCGATCACCTTGCGGATGTACGGCGACCGCAAGGGCTGGAAGCTGGGGACGATCAAGATCGATCTCAAGCTCGGGCGCGATGGCGAAGCCGAGCGGGCGGAGCGCGTGCTGCACTTCAGCGAGCCGCTCGACGCCGAGCAGAAGGCAAAGCTGCTGGAGATCGCCGGCAAGACGCCGGTGACCAAGACGCTCCTGCGCTCGTTCCCGATTGCGACGACGATCGGCTCGTAG
- a CDS encoding acyltransferase: protein MPRIVKCGLIQASTPQLGAGATPGDYKKAMMDKHLPMIEEAGKKGVQILCMQEIFTGPYFCPAQTKDWYDTAEAVPGPTVETLCEISKKYSMVQVVPIYEREMAGVYYNTAAVIDADGTYLGKYRKMHIPDCNPGFYEKFYFKPGNLGYRVFKTKYAQVGVYICYDRHFPEGARILGLKGAEIVFNPSATVAGLSQYLWKLEQPAHAVANGYYVGAINRVGTEAPWNIGKFYGSSYFVDPRGKMVAEASEDNDELVVGDLDLDVIEEVRRTWQFYRDRRPDSYQDLVRELP, encoded by the coding sequence ATGCCTCGCATCGTGAAGTGCGGCCTGATCCAGGCCTCGACGCCGCAGCTTGGCGCCGGCGCCACGCCCGGCGACTACAAAAAGGCCATGATGGATAAGCACCTCCCGATGATCGAGGAGGCGGGCAAGAAGGGCGTGCAGATCCTCTGCATGCAGGAGATCTTCACCGGCCCCTACTTCTGCCCCGCGCAGACCAAGGACTGGTACGACACCGCCGAGGCGGTTCCCGGCCCCACGGTCGAGACGCTCTGCGAGATCTCGAAGAAGTACTCGATGGTGCAGGTGGTGCCCATCTACGAGCGCGAGATGGCGGGCGTCTACTACAACACCGCCGCGGTCATCGACGCCGACGGCACCTACCTTGGCAAGTACCGCAAGATGCACATCCCGGACTGCAACCCGGGCTTCTACGAGAAGTTCTACTTCAAGCCCGGCAACCTCGGTTACCGCGTGTTCAAGACCAAGTACGCGCAGGTGGGCGTGTACATCTGCTACGACCGCCACTTCCCCGAGGGCGCGCGCATCCTGGGCCTGAAGGGCGCGGAGATCGTGTTCAACCCCAGCGCCACCGTGGCGGGCCTCTCTCAGTACCTCTGGAAGCTGGAGCAGCCGGCGCACGCGGTGGCCAACGGCTACTACGTAGGCGCCATCAACCGCGTGGGCACCGAGGCCCCGTGGAACATCGGCAAGTTCTACGGCTCGAGCTACTTCGTGGACCCCCGCGGCAAGATGGTGGCCGAGGCCAGCGAGGACAACGACGAGCTGGTGGTGGGCGATCTCGACCTCGACGTCATCGAAGAGGTCCGCCGCACCTGGCAGTTCTACCGCGACCGCCGCCCCGACTCGTACCAGGACCTGGTGCGCGAGCTGCCGTAG
- a CDS encoding SEC-C domain-containing protein — translation MPKDLQGNVDSVTWLAVSGLPGVAGEGIALALGALPQALERSAAELFLPRAIAERHQPPPPTYILAHLRDYATIAWSDAQRVPKPMRAEAKPGRNDPCPCGSGAKFKKCCEGKAAAGSG, via the coding sequence ATGCCCAAGGATCTGCAAGGCAACGTGGATTCCGTCACGTGGCTCGCCGTCTCTGGGCTTCCGGGCGTCGCCGGCGAGGGGATTGCCCTGGCCCTGGGCGCGCTCCCCCAGGCGCTGGAGCGTTCAGCGGCGGAGCTCTTCCTTCCCCGCGCCATCGCTGAACGCCACCAGCCTCCTCCGCCGACGTACATCCTGGCGCACCTCCGCGACTACGCGACCATCGCCTGGTCCGACGCCCAGAGGGTACCGAAGCCCATGCGCGCCGAAGCCAAGCCCGGCCGCAACGACCCTTGCCCCTGCGGCAGCGGGGCGAAGTTCAAGAAGTGCTGTGAGGGCAAGGCCGCCGCCGGCTCGGGCTAG
- a CDS encoding HAD-IA family hydrolase → MRPWAVLFDLDGTLADTIPFLLRSMRHAFELMPEKQPSDAQWVAGIGTPLRTQLRQFVPSEDDIDRLVKRYRAFQFEHHDALTKPFPQAHAVVSRLRERGHPLAIVTSKGDELANRSLKHIGLAPFFDTVITAENVARHKPDPLPVVTALEKLGRPANEAVFIGDSTHDVHAGNGANVVSIAALWGPFTRAQLLPSRPTHFLERLDALPALLERLGASRAA, encoded by the coding sequence ATGCGTCCCTGGGCAGTCCTCTTCGATCTCGACGGCACCCTCGCCGACACGATCCCGTTCCTGCTGCGCTCCATGCGGCACGCGTTCGAGCTCATGCCCGAGAAGCAGCCCTCGGATGCGCAGTGGGTGGCTGGCATCGGCACGCCGCTCCGGACGCAGCTGCGCCAGTTCGTGCCCAGCGAGGACGACATCGATCGCCTCGTGAAGCGCTACCGCGCGTTCCAGTTCGAGCACCACGACGCGCTGACCAAGCCCTTTCCCCAGGCGCACGCGGTGGTGTCGAGGCTCCGCGAGCGCGGACATCCGCTGGCTATCGTGACCAGCAAGGGTGATGAGCTCGCGAATCGAAGCTTGAAGCACATCGGCCTCGCGCCGTTCTTCGACACGGTGATCACCGCGGAGAACGTCGCGCGCCACAAGCCGGACCCGCTGCCGGTGGTGACCGCGCTGGAGAAGCTCGGGCGGCCTGCGAACGAGGCAGTCTTCATCGGCGACTCCACGCACGACGTCCACGCTGGCAACGGCGCGAACGTGGTGAGCATCGCCGCGCTCTGGGGGCCGTTCACGCGCGCGCAGCTTCTGCCCTCTCGGCCGACGCACTTCCTCGAGCGCCTCGACGCGCTCCCGGCGCTGCTCGAACGGCTCGGCGCTTCGCGGGCGGCCTGA